From Bacteroidales bacterium, one genomic window encodes:
- a CDS encoding oligosaccharide flippase family protein has protein sequence MNGKFIKHSFIYMVVGALPLATSILLLPFYGNKYLLTTEQFGLLAIYILLSDFARLAFTFALENYVGVNFIHVVQDPQKQKIFIGTVFGLMTLLGTFMLVLFTTTGNLLFGTIYPGGKLIFFPYGFLSLATGLFTAIFKGYGNLMIYQQKPKSYFWAHFIHFLSVVGISISWLYLQPYSLDGPIYARWIGSIITLLWTFAFVVKNGKFSMDLPIIKDAFKFSIPLWIFYILYWVVANIDRYIILGFLTAKEVAIYDVAIKVTLLIEFLQNGLSSAIFPEVFKIWKANHNAKTSHQEVNKYFDFFTLLTSWSIPLTFLATILFLPLFVNNEDLYQAFRYLPVLLASMIIRSWFYYEYAIINYFKKTLVLAWSFAVVAVFQVILTYWGVRLASLDGAMMVNFLIKILQVVLLYVGIRSWFNFVPSWKTMFFMPSFFIVFLFIAYFFNIPFWINFSIQVIMLLVLMYVFYPHPIRYIKKFVQNFLVF, from the coding sequence ATGAACGGAAAGTTCATTAAACACTCTTTCATCTACATGGTTGTTGGAGCTCTTCCTCTAGCAACTAGCATACTATTATTACCTTTTTATGGCAATAAATATCTTCTTACGACTGAACAATTTGGCTTGTTGGCTATATACATTCTGCTTTCAGATTTTGCAAGATTAGCTTTTACATTTGCTCTCGAAAATTATGTCGGTGTAAATTTTATCCATGTAGTTCAAGATCCACAAAAACAAAAAATATTCATTGGAACTGTTTTTGGATTAATGACACTGCTAGGAACATTTATGTTGGTTTTGTTCACCACAACAGGAAATTTGCTTTTTGGAACAATCTACCCTGGTGGAAAACTAATTTTTTTCCCATATGGTTTTCTCTCTCTTGCTACAGGCCTTTTCACAGCTATTTTTAAAGGTTATGGCAATCTGATGATTTATCAACAGAAACCCAAATCTTATTTTTGGGCTCATTTTATCCACTTTCTTTCGGTGGTTGGTATTTCCATTTCATGGCTCTATCTCCAGCCCTATTCTCTCGACGGTCCCATTTATGCAAGATGGATAGGTTCAATCATAACTCTTCTCTGGACATTTGCTTTCGTAGTTAAAAATGGCAAATTTTCTATGGACCTTCCTATCATTAAAGATGCCTTCAAATTTTCAATACCTCTGTGGATCTTTTACATTCTTTACTGGGTAGTAGCTAACATCGATCGCTACATTATTTTAGGATTCCTTACTGCTAAGGAGGTTGCTATTTACGACGTAGCTATTAAAGTAACTTTATTGATTGAATTTCTTCAAAATGGTCTTTCTTCTGCTATTTTTCCTGAAGTTTTCAAAATTTGGAAAGCAAATCATAACGCAAAAACCTCTCATCAAGAGGTAAATAAATATTTTGATTTTTTCACGTTATTAACTTCTTGGTCGATCCCTCTTACCTTTCTGGCAACAATTCTATTCTTGCCACTTTTTGTCAACAACGAAGATTTATACCAGGCTTTTCGATATCTTCCTGTTTTGCTTGCAAGTATGATCATTCGTTCGTGGTTTTATTATGAATATGCCATTATTAATTATTTTAAAAAAACCCTCGTACTTGCTTGGTCTTTTGCTGTAGTTGCTGTTTTTCAGGTTATCTTGACTTACTGGGGAGTACGTCTTGCATCTTTGGATGGAGCTATGATGGTTAATTTTTTAATCAAAATTTTACAGGTTGTTCTTCTTTATGTAGGTATTCGTTCCTGGTTTAATTTCGTTCCCTCCTGGAAAACTATGTTTTTCATGCCGTCGTTCTTTATTGTATTTTTGTTCATTGCTTATTTCTTCAATATTCCATTTTGGATAAATTTTTCTATTCAGGTGATCATGTTGCTCGTTTTGATGTATGTTTTTTATCCACACCCCATTCGATATATTAAAAAATTTGTCCAAAATTTTCTTGTATTTTAG
- a CDS encoding YfhO family protein, which translates to MSTFRDKYLSYVVAGIFILVLLLIMFYPALEGKTILQEDVMSWKANSKEAFDYYHKTGKQAFWANNVFSGMPTYQITIKHWGNLFLHVDKALTLFLPFFMGIIFLIFTGFYLFTRWLKMNHSAALLGALAFTLSSYFFIILAVGHNSKAHAIAYMVPYLISVFFLYRGKYLLGTLLTAAILALELSCNHVQVTYYLAFMVLFLVISEFIHAIKEKAFKRFFVAAGLHLASVLIAILVNFSNIYTSYQYAKETIRGKSELTSKENVKGLDKSYITQWSYSPGETWTLIIPNAKGGASQPIKIDGKRFLSSVENPQVRGFLGEWHQYWGEQPFTSGPVYAGIVISFLFLLSLFLSSHPLKWPLLAISLLALVLSWGHHASWLTNFFIDYIPLYDKFRAPSMWLIVLEITIPLLAVFFIHDLLTRKEELQKKIKVLYITGGIMTFILLLFYLSPSSFFSFISSNDTSMIEQYKNYFSQQSSDPAQNAQINAFFENFEQELIGLRIQIFKQDVLRSLIFLLLTFTLLWAYFKWKFKPIVLVSGLALFIAADMIPVNKRYLNNKNFVSKAKAEKPFTASFADMHILQNNPEGHRTLNLSVNTFNDATTSYFHRSIGGYHAAKLMRYQELIENQISPQIKLLTSYLQNNITPEKLDTVLSRMNILNMLNTRYIIVNPNAQPIINPHHCGFAWFVDRAIIVENADEEIQRVGEIDPKREVTVDKRFAHLFKSIDFTHRDTSATIQRTNITPNEVSFTVQTTTPQLAVISEIWYPEWEVYIDGKKVDLLRVNYVLRGVVVPAGAKEITMKIYPHAFIMSSWISLASSIILLGAISTALFFYFRKNTSFRKNENESHS; encoded by the coding sequence ATGAGCACTTTTCGTGATAAGTATTTATCCTATGTTGTAGCGGGTATATTTATTCTCGTTTTATTATTGATCATGTTTTATCCAGCTCTGGAAGGAAAAACCATATTACAGGAAGACGTTATGAGCTGGAAAGCAAATTCAAAAGAAGCTTTTGATTACTACCATAAAACTGGAAAACAAGCTTTTTGGGCGAACAACGTTTTCAGTGGTATGCCCACGTATCAGATTACCATCAAACATTGGGGAAATTTGTTCTTACACGTAGACAAAGCACTTACATTATTTTTACCTTTCTTCATGGGAATTATCTTTTTGATATTCACCGGTTTTTATCTTTTTACGCGTTGGTTGAAGATGAATCATTCTGCTGCATTATTAGGTGCATTGGCATTTACTCTTTCATCATATTTCTTCATCATTTTGGCTGTAGGTCATAATTCAAAAGCTCATGCTATTGCTTATATGGTTCCATACTTGATTTCAGTGTTTTTCCTATACCGCGGAAAATATTTGCTAGGTACTTTATTGACAGCTGCTATTTTGGCTCTTGAGCTGAGTTGTAACCACGTTCAAGTAACATATTATCTAGCTTTCATGGTTCTTTTTCTAGTGATCAGCGAATTTATTCATGCCATCAAGGAAAAGGCTTTTAAACGTTTTTTTGTCGCAGCTGGTTTGCACCTAGCGAGTGTACTAATAGCTATTTTGGTGAATTTCTCAAACATCTATACTTCCTACCAATATGCCAAAGAAACCATTCGTGGCAAATCTGAACTGACTAGCAAAGAAAATGTTAAAGGACTGGACAAAAGTTATATCACCCAATGGAGTTATTCGCCAGGAGAAACTTGGACATTGATCATACCTAACGCCAAAGGAGGGGCAAGCCAACCTATTAAAATAGACGGAAAACGTTTTCTTTCCAGCGTCGAGAATCCACAAGTCAGAGGCTTTTTAGGGGAATGGCACCAGTATTGGGGTGAACAACCTTTTACATCTGGGCCAGTCTATGCTGGTATTGTCATAAGTTTTCTTTTCCTACTTTCTCTCTTCCTATCGTCTCATCCCCTCAAATGGCCTCTTCTTGCTATCTCGTTGCTTGCTTTAGTTCTTTCTTGGGGTCACCACGCTTCTTGGCTTACCAACTTTTTTATCGACTACATTCCTCTGTACGATAAATTTCGAGCTCCCTCCATGTGGCTTATCGTACTTGAAATTACTATTCCTCTATTAGCTGTTTTCTTTATACATGATTTACTCACTCGAAAAGAGGAACTACAGAAAAAAATTAAAGTTTTATATATTACTGGAGGTATTATGACTTTCATTTTATTGTTATTTTATCTCTCACCTTCTTCTTTCTTTTCATTCATCTCATCTAACGATACCAGCATGATCGAACAATATAAGAACTATTTTTCTCAGCAAAGTTCTGATCCAGCTCAAAATGCTCAAATCAACGCATTTTTTGAAAATTTTGAACAAGAGCTTATTGGTTTACGGATCCAGATCTTTAAGCAAGATGTCTTACGTTCTCTCATATTTTTACTTCTTACTTTTACCTTGCTTTGGGCATACTTCAAATGGAAATTTAAACCAATTGTTCTCGTATCTGGTCTAGCTTTATTCATTGCCGCCGACATGATACCTGTCAACAAACGATATTTAAATAACAAAAATTTCGTATCCAAAGCTAAAGCAGAAAAGCCATTCACTGCATCCTTTGCTGACATGCATATCTTGCAGAATAATCCTGAAGGTCATCGAACCCTTAATCTCTCTGTCAATACATTTAACGATGCCACCACATCATACTTCCATCGTAGTATCGGCGGTTATCATGCTGCCAAACTTATGCGTTATCAAGAACTTATTGAGAACCAGATATCTCCCCAGATTAAATTGCTTACATCCTATCTACAAAATAATATTACTCCTGAAAAACTAGATACTGTCTTAAGTAGAATGAACATACTTAATATGCTTAACACACGTTACATTATCGTCAATCCTAACGCTCAACCCATCATCAATCCTCATCATTGTGGTTTTGCATGGTTTGTCGATAGAGCAATTATTGTTGAAAACGCAGATGAAGAAATTCAACGTGTTGGAGAAATTGATCCGAAACGTGAAGTTACAGTAGATAAAAGATTTGCTCATTTATTTAAATCGATTGATTTCACTCATCGCGACACTTCTGCAACCATCCAAAGAACAAACATCACCCCTAACGAAGTTAGTTTCACTGTCCAAACCACTACGCCACAATTAGCCGTCATCAGTGAAATCTGGTACCCAGAATGGGAAGTTTATATCGATGGTAAAAAAGTCGATTTGCTAAGGGTAAATTACGTGTTGCGTGGAGTTGTCGTCCCTGCTGGAGCAAAGGAAATTACAATGAAAATTTATCCTCATGCTTTTATTATGAGTTCCTGGATAAGTCTTGCATCATCTATAATTTTACTTGGAGCTATTTCAACAGCTTTATTTTTCTATTTCAGAAAGAATACATCCTTTAGAAAAAATGAAAATGAATCGCATTCCTAA
- the ettA gene encoding energy-dependent translational throttle protein EttA, with translation MDKVIFSMIRVGKLYPPNRWVLKNISLSFFYGAKIGVIGLNGAGKSTLLKIIAGLEEPTEGKVVYSPGYSIGYFPQEPELDANKTVREVVEEGVAPLIQALKEYEEISMRFAEPMSDEELNKLIDRQSELTNFIETNQGWELDRTLQMAMEALMCPSQDRLIGTLSGGEKRRVALVRLLLQQPDILLLDEPTNHLDANAVYWLEQFLRDYPGTIIAVTHDRYFLDHVAEWILELDRGEGVPWKGNYTSWLQQKLQMYVTDQKIEERKIKTLQYELEWAQLNAQQKIERNRSRLKSYERLYEEETSKKEKNYEIFIPKGPRLGNDVIRFEHVSVKRGERWLINDLSFTIPPTAVVGIIGPNGAGKTTLLRLIAGYEQPTEGRVVLGSTVQISYIDQQHSPIDPDKTVYELVSDGRETINLDQYEIPVRAYLARFQFTGPVQEKKCGLLSGGERNRLHLALALKKPSNVLLLDEPTNDIDINTLRALELAIEHFAGCTLIVSHDRWFLQKLCTHLIIFEPEGNVRFFEGTLQEYENQYVSTVGKKRIPFRKIYQN, from the coding sequence ATGGATAAAGTTATTTTTTCTATGATTCGAGTTGGGAAGCTATATCCTCCTAACCGTTGGGTATTGAAAAATATTTCACTTTCTTTTTTTTATGGGGCTAAAATTGGAGTTATCGGTTTAAATGGCGCTGGCAAATCGACGCTTTTAAAAATCATTGCTGGACTTGAGGAACCCACAGAAGGCAAAGTAGTATATTCGCCCGGGTATAGCATTGGGTATTTCCCACAAGAACCGGAATTGGATGCAAACAAGACAGTTCGAGAAGTAGTAGAGGAGGGGGTTGCTCCTCTTATCCAAGCATTAAAAGAATATGAAGAGATATCGATGCGTTTTGCCGAACCTATGTCGGACGAAGAACTCAATAAGCTCATAGACCGACAAAGCGAGTTGACCAATTTTATTGAAACAAACCAGGGGTGGGAACTTGATCGAACTTTACAGATGGCCATGGAGGCACTGATGTGTCCGTCGCAAGATAGACTAATTGGCACTTTAAGCGGTGGAGAGAAACGAAGGGTAGCTCTTGTACGATTGCTACTGCAACAACCTGATATTCTTCTGCTTGATGAGCCTACTAATCATTTAGATGCCAATGCTGTTTATTGGCTTGAACAATTTTTACGAGATTATCCAGGGACCATCATTGCAGTAACACATGACCGATATTTTTTAGACCATGTTGCCGAATGGATTTTGGAGTTAGATCGTGGTGAAGGTGTACCTTGGAAAGGTAACTACACTTCATGGCTTCAACAAAAATTACAAATGTATGTAACAGACCAAAAAATAGAAGAGCGAAAAATCAAAACTTTACAATATGAACTTGAATGGGCACAACTTAATGCTCAACAAAAGATAGAACGAAATAGATCTCGTCTTAAGTCGTACGAGAGACTGTATGAAGAGGAAACGTCAAAGAAAGAAAAGAATTACGAAATTTTCATCCCCAAAGGCCCACGCTTGGGTAATGATGTGATTAGGTTTGAGCATGTTTCAGTAAAGCGAGGTGAGAGGTGGTTAATCAACGATCTTTCATTTACGATTCCTCCTACTGCTGTTGTCGGAATTATTGGTCCCAACGGAGCTGGAAAAACTACATTGCTTCGTTTGATAGCAGGTTATGAACAACCCACCGAAGGTCGTGTCGTTTTAGGGAGCACAGTTCAGATTTCCTATATTGATCAACAGCATTCTCCTATCGATCCAGATAAAACAGTTTATGAATTGGTAAGTGATGGGCGAGAAACTATAAACTTAGATCAATATGAAATTCCTGTTCGTGCTTATTTAGCTCGCTTTCAGTTTACTGGTCCCGTACAGGAAAAGAAATGTGGTTTATTATCAGGGGGGGAAAGAAACAGACTGCATTTAGCTTTAGCTCTGAAAAAACCTTCTAACGTATTGCTTTTGGACGAACCAACCAACGATATTGACATTAATACTTTACGCGCCTTAGAGCTTGCTATAGAGCATTTTGCCGGTTGTACTTTAATTGTGAGTCATGATCGTTGGTTTTTGCAAAAACTATGTACGCATCTTATCATCTTTGAGCCTGAAGGGAATGTTCGTTTCTTTGAAGGAACGCTCCAGGAATACGAAAACCAATATGTTTCCACCGTAGGAAAAAAAAGAATTCCTTTCCGAAAAATTTATCAAAACTGA
- a CDS encoding SGNH/GDSL hydrolase family protein, whose translation MNRIPKPYFYFLFTITFSLLFFVCLSFMKISFSFAGIEWKDSGLREFFLREKPTALLADTLVHKPDEKEDHRDSSAQRFLLIGDSMIEFFRLRFNDYCRHNGHKMFTVIWFSSQTYWFGTTDTLKFFIEKYKPTYVLLSLGANELFVPNIKSRQKYIEHILKQIGNIPFVWIGPPNWKEDTGINDLIVENVGPRRFFPSKNLTYTRAKDGAHPDKPSAFKWADSVAYFLHNHALHKVLMNKPDTFLYKSPPTEILAPKKN comes from the coding sequence ATGAATCGCATTCCTAAGCCTTATTTTTATTTTCTATTCACCATCACTTTTTCATTGCTGTTTTTTGTTTGTCTCTCCTTTATGAAAATATCTTTCTCCTTTGCTGGGATTGAATGGAAAGATAGCGGACTAAGAGAATTTTTTCTTCGCGAAAAACCTACTGCTTTACTTGCTGATACTCTCGTACATAAGCCTGATGAAAAAGAAGATCATCGTGATAGTAGCGCACAACGTTTTCTCCTCATTGGAGATTCTATGATTGAATTTTTTCGTCTACGCTTCAACGACTATTGTCGCCATAACGGCCATAAGATGTTTACTGTCATATGGTTTAGTTCTCAAACTTATTGGTTCGGTACCACAGATACCCTCAAGTTTTTTATTGAAAAATACAAACCCACTTACGTATTGCTTAGCTTAGGAGCTAACGAGCTTTTTGTTCCCAACATAAAAAGCAGGCAAAAATATATCGAACACATACTGAAACAAATCGGCAACATTCCTTTCGTTTGGATTGGCCCACCGAACTGGAAGGAAGATACTGGCATTAATGATTTAATCGTAGAAAATGTAGGACCTCGCCGTTTTTTCCCTTCAAAAAACTTAACTTATACTCGTGCCAAAGATGGAGCTCATCCCGACAAGCCCTCTGCCTTCAAATGGGCTGATTCTGTTGCCTATTTTTTACACAACCACGCTCTTCATAAAGTACTCATGAATAAACCTGATACTTTCCTTTACAAAAGCCCTCCTACTGAAATCTTGGCCCCTAAAAAAAATTAG
- a CDS encoding MBOAT family protein: MHWNEILLDFFSYHLDRPLLFNSATFWFWLIVVLSVYALIYQHNLARTIFLLAFSLYFYYKSSGIFVINLLLTIIFSYFLTFLMYQTKNLLFKKFLLFITVAFPLLVLGYFKYYNFFLDNVGALTGQNFDKADIFLPIGISFYTFQILSYVIDVYRGQLSPEKNLLDFAFYITFFPQLVAGPIVRASSFLPQLKKKIVLDSVEIQKGFFLILQGLIKKAIIADYIAQYNDIVFANPSGYSGFENLMALYGYALQIYCDFSGYSDMAIGMGKIMGFDLGINFNKPYQALNITDFWRRWHISLSSWLRDYLYIPLGGNRKGKIRTYVNLFITMLLGGLWHGASWRFVIWGGMHGLGLAIHKIWQKIAPTKLTEHVLWKIFSWLLTFHFVVFLWIFFRASTMQEAMAMFTQIFTAMDMAYVIPFFEVRKLFIVLLLLGFVIHFIPTQLYPTLENWFVRVPWPIKGLVFIIVVQLIIQLKSEGVQPFIYFQF; encoded by the coding sequence ATGCATTGGAATGAAATTCTATTGGACTTCTTCTCATATCATTTAGATAGGCCATTACTTTTCAACAGTGCTACATTTTGGTTTTGGTTAATTGTTGTTTTAAGTGTTTATGCCCTTATCTATCAACATAACCTTGCTCGAACTATTTTCTTGCTAGCTTTTAGCCTATATTTTTATTACAAAAGCAGTGGCATTTTCGTGATTAACCTTCTTCTAACCATCATCTTTTCATATTTTCTTACCTTTCTGATGTATCAAACCAAAAATTTGCTTTTCAAAAAATTTCTACTTTTCATCACGGTTGCTTTTCCTTTGCTTGTATTGGGTTATTTCAAATACTACAACTTCTTCCTAGATAACGTGGGGGCTTTAACAGGTCAGAATTTCGACAAAGCTGATATATTTCTTCCTATTGGTATTTCATTCTATACTTTTCAGATTTTAAGTTATGTGATCGACGTTTATCGTGGTCAACTTTCCCCTGAAAAAAACTTACTTGATTTCGCATTTTACATCACTTTTTTTCCCCAATTGGTTGCCGGACCTATTGTTCGTGCAAGTTCTTTTCTTCCCCAGCTGAAAAAAAAGATCGTACTGGACAGTGTTGAAATCCAGAAAGGTTTTTTTCTGATATTACAAGGGCTTATCAAGAAAGCCATCATTGCCGACTACATTGCTCAGTACAATGATATAGTTTTCGCCAATCCATCTGGTTACAGTGGTTTCGAAAACCTTATGGCTCTATATGGTTATGCTTTGCAAATTTATTGCGACTTTAGTGGTTACAGCGACATGGCCATTGGTATGGGCAAGATTATGGGGTTTGACCTTGGTATTAACTTCAACAAACCTTACCAGGCACTTAATATTACTGATTTTTGGAGACGATGGCATATCAGTCTTTCAAGCTGGCTTCGAGACTATCTTTACATTCCCCTGGGTGGCAATCGAAAAGGAAAAATTCGCACTTATGTGAACTTATTCATTACTATGCTTCTAGGTGGACTCTGGCATGGAGCTTCATGGAGGTTCGTAATTTGGGGCGGCATGCATGGACTTGGACTTGCCATTCACAAAATTTGGCAAAAAATAGCTCCAACTAAACTGACAGAACATGTTCTTTGGAAAATTTTTTCTTGGTTACTTACATTTCACTTTGTGGTTTTTCTATGGATTTTTTTCCGTGCTAGTACCATGCAAGAAGCTATGGCAATGTTCACACAGATATTTACAGCTATGGATATGGCCTATGTTATTCCATTTTTCGAAGTAAGAAAATTATTTATTGTTCTTCTTCTCTTGGGTTTTGTTATTCATTTTATACCAACCCAGCTCTATCCCACGCTAGAAAATTGGTTTGTACGTGTACCTTGGCCTATCAAAGGATTGGTTTTCATCATCGTTGTCCAGCTCATCATCCAACTGAAAAGCGAGGGTGTTCAACCCTTTATATATTTTCAGTTTTGA
- a CDS encoding transglycosylase SLT domain-containing protein yields LEGLRKLSFENWDLMAIPYPAIYPSFPGTTYTEPLFFDDFILYCSDSFQDSSNLEQFDSIRKACCILPYQWDKFILHSFFSDICVCIKNVSWKKLRENFICSDTLRHLLFLGPQKWMSFLIGFKKKNVKSYKQIPFCWVVRIDAAAFIHEINSWIKNQKKTGVINILLTKYYNYVFPLANPLSKSFHSFYSSTLSIYDDIIKKYAGMIGLEWLLAASLIYEESKFQTKLTSRSGAYGIMQLMPFIMERYGIDTSSSVDKQIYVGFLLLSEFNKVFDKFSLPPSVRDRVIITAYNMGFFPLKKCIELIQKKQSLKEVTFKQILDCLENNQEGFRLPRPMLKQGKVFVSNIFERYQIYRELYD; encoded by the coding sequence TTAGAAGGGCTTCGCAAGTTGTCTTTCGAAAATTGGGATCTAATGGCCATCCCCTACCCAGCAATATATCCATCATTTCCTGGCACAACTTACACTGAACCTCTTTTTTTTGATGATTTTATTCTTTACTGTTCTGATTCATTTCAAGATTCTTCAAATTTGGAACAATTTGATTCAATTCGTAAAGCTTGTTGTATCCTCCCCTATCAATGGGACAAATTTATCCTTCACTCTTTCTTTTCAGATATTTGTGTTTGTATAAAAAATGTTTCATGGAAAAAACTTCGAGAAAACTTTATCTGTTCCGACACCCTTCGCCATTTACTTTTTTTGGGCCCACAAAAATGGATGTCTTTTCTCATTGGGTTTAAGAAAAAAAACGTCAAAAGCTACAAACAAATCCCATTTTGTTGGGTTGTACGAATCGATGCCGCTGCTTTCATTCATGAAATAAACTCATGGATCAAAAACCAAAAAAAAACTGGCGTTATTAATATTCTTCTGACAAAATACTACAACTATGTTTTTCCATTGGCCAATCCACTTTCAAAATCGTTTCACTCATTCTATTCGTCTACTTTGTCAATATACGATGACATTATAAAAAAATACGCTGGCATGATCGGATTGGAATGGCTTCTTGCCGCCTCCTTAATTTATGAGGAAAGTAAATTTCAAACTAAGCTAACTTCCCGTTCAGGGGCTTATGGAATTATGCAACTCATGCCCTTTATTATGGAACGATACGGTATCGATACTTCTAGTTCTGTTGATAAGCAGATATATGTTGGTTTTTTACTGCTAAGCGAATTTAACAAAGTATTTGATAAATTTTCTCTCCCTCCCTCAGTACGCGACCGTGTGATTATTACAGCTTACAATATGGGATTCTTTCCACTTAAAAAATGCATCGAACTAATTCAGAAAAAGCAAAGCTTGAAAGAAGTTACCTTTAAACAAATACTAGACTGTCTTGAAAATAATCAGGAAGGATTCCGATTACCTCGACCAATGTTAAAGCAGGGAAAAGTTTTTGTCAGTAATATATTCGAACGTTATCAAATTTACCGCGAGCTCTACGACTAA